From the Ruminiclostridium josui JCM 17888 genome, one window contains:
- the ftsA gene encoding cell division protein FtsA yields the protein MSNIIVGIDIGTSKVSTVIGKINSMGEVEVLGKGTDPCTGVKKGIIIDIEAVSSSIRNSVKMAEAQAEIKVVTAYVNISGLHVDIKNHKNFTVVVSDNKEISRNDVEKLLYSAGTIDIPEGSEIIDVVPRQYIVDGYDGITDPVGMKGTKLEGDFDVVIGKVISIQNIVRSMEKAGLKVDGIIPEGFSAGECILAPDEKEMGVVLIDVGGGSTEISVFKNEMLVMNKCIPVGGDHITNDLSIALKITYSEAEKIKRQLQLASTTLIKFDQDITVNDISESFKKNIKVSDIIEVIEARVYEIFSICSDLISKNCPGNYGAGVVLSGNGIAALDGAVQIANELFNTPVRVASPKVRSLSSLQYCTAAGIVSYIGKQEREASTTSSISKKTDLKPVKKAKQSSFVKKALNALKEFFY from the coding sequence GTGTCGAATATCATTGTAGGAATTGACATAGGTACTTCCAAAGTAAGTACGGTAATTGGAAAAATTAATAGCATGGGCGAGGTAGAGGTCTTAGGTAAAGGAACTGATCCTTGTACTGGAGTTAAAAAAGGAATCATTATAGATATTGAGGCGGTTTCGTCATCTATCAGAAATTCTGTAAAAATGGCTGAAGCTCAGGCAGAAATCAAAGTTGTAACTGCATACGTAAATATATCAGGACTTCATGTGGATATTAAAAATCACAAGAATTTTACTGTTGTTGTCAGCGATAATAAAGAAATTTCAAGAAACGATGTAGAAAAACTTCTTTACTCTGCAGGTACTATAGATATACCTGAAGGCAGTGAGATAATTGATGTTGTTCCCAGACAATACATAGTAGACGGTTATGACGGTATAACCGACCCTGTAGGTATGAAGGGAACAAAGCTTGAGGGAGATTTTGATGTAGTCATAGGAAAGGTAATATCAATACAGAATATTGTAAGAAGTATGGAAAAAGCAGGTCTAAAAGTTGATGGCATAATACCAGAAGGGTTTTCTGCAGGAGAATGCATTTTAGCTCCAGATGAAAAGGAAATGGGAGTTGTGCTTATTGATGTTGGAGGAGGTTCAACAGAGATAAGCGTTTTCAAAAATGAGATGCTGGTTATGAATAAGTGTATTCCTGTTGGAGGAGATCATATAACAAATGACTTATCTATAGCTCTTAAGATTACATATTCCGAAGCAGAAAAGATAAAGAGACAGCTTCAACTGGCTTCCACAACTCTTATTAAGTTTGATCAGGATATAACCGTAAACGATATCAGTGAGAGCTTTAAAAAGAATATTAAGGTTTCAGATATTATAGAAGTAATTGAAGCAAGAGTTTATGAGATATTTAGCATTTGCTCTGATCTGATTTCAAAAAACTGTCCCGGAAATTACGGTGCAGGAGTGGTACTTTCCGGTAACGGTATAGCTGCATTGGATGGAGCGGTACAGATTGCAAATGAACTATTTAATACGCCTGTACGGGTAGCATCGCCAAAAGTTAGAAGTTTATCTAGTCTGCAATATTGTACTGCTGCAGGTATAGTCAGTTATATAGGAAAACAGGAAAGAGAAGCAAGTACCACAAGTTCTATCAGTAAAAAAACTGATTTAAAGCCTGTAAAAAAAGCTAAGCAAAGTTCATTTGTAAAAAAGGCTTTAAATGCATTAAAAGAATTTTTTTATTAG
- a CDS encoding cell division protein FtsQ/DivIB → MNNSQKKNLKTTKDKKKKKYRFRIRRLKKLLTFVLIVTAVVLFARSSLFIVDNIKVTGNKKYQANEIILRSGLVTGQNVFKMLGEKPKNLLTLKFGDKEKAVSMSMPYISSISIRPSLPKSIKIKVTERTPFCIFDNKGTSLLIDKQGYALEVLTNQNEIKKYFKIIGNSLDSFKLGQELKFKNKDTLNDLMNFCNALTKSDKDSKMKLYQKLTAVNLSDPGAVTAVFENRVTVKFGDMDDLDYKIGFFRQLFVNNITAKQKGTLDFTTGNHPFFAPAE, encoded by the coding sequence ATGAATAATAGTCAAAAGAAAAATTTAAAAACTACAAAAGATAAAAAGAAAAAAAAATACAGATTTAGAATAAGAAGGCTAAAAAAGTTATTAACATTTGTTTTGATTGTGACGGCAGTTGTTTTATTTGCCCGTTCTTCACTTTTTATTGTAGATAACATAAAGGTTACTGGAAATAAAAAATACCAGGCAAATGAAATAATTCTGCGTTCAGGTCTTGTTACAGGTCAGAATGTGTTTAAAATGCTTGGAGAGAAACCAAAGAATCTGCTTACTCTAAAATTTGGAGACAAGGAAAAAGCAGTTTCAATGTCTATGCCGTATATTAGCTCTATCAGTATAAGACCTTCCTTACCCAAGTCAATAAAAATAAAGGTGACGGAGAGAACGCCTTTTTGCATATTTGATAACAAAGGGACAAGCCTGTTGATTGATAAACAGGGCTATGCGTTGGAAGTTCTTACAAATCAAAACGAAATAAAGAAATATTTCAAAATAATAGGTAATTCGTTGGATAGCTTTAAACTTGGACAAGAGTTAAAATTTAAGAATAAAGATACACTAAATGACTTAATGAATTTTTGTAATGCACTTACTAAAAGTGATAAGGATTCTAAAATGAAACTGTACCAAAAGCTGACAGCAGTTAATTTGTCAGACCCTGGTGCAGTAACAGCTGTATTTGAAAACAGAGTTACCGTGAAGTTTGGTGACATGGATGATTTGGATTACAAAATAGGTTTCTTCAGACAGTTATTTGTTAATAATATTACTGCCAAGCAAAAGGGAACATTGGATTTCACAACAGGAAACCATCCATTCTTTGCTCCGGCTGAATAA
- the ftsZ gene encoding cell division protein FtsZ — protein MLDFEIDMDHFAQIKVVGCGGGGNNAVNRMIAAGLRGVDFIAINTDKQALFLSKANTKIQIGDKLTKGLGAGANPEIGEKAANESRDEIAQAIKGADMVFVTAGMGGGTGTGAAPVVAQLAREMGILTVAVVTKPFMFESRTRMQHAERGIENLKNSVDSLVTIPNDRLLQVVEKRTTMVEAFKMADDVLRQGVQGISDLIAVPGLVNLDFADVKTIMLSSGLAHMGVGRASGESRAEDAAKQAIQSPLLETSIEGARRVLVNITGGPDLGLFEVNTAAELVQKSADPEANIIFGAVIDDNLKDELMITVIATGFETSPILKKTEKPAEKAVKNPVQANASTPVEGGSYGSTSQEKNSSGSMSLDNELDIPTFLRRNRFK, from the coding sequence TTGCTAGATTTCGAGATTGACATGGACCATTTTGCCCAAATTAAAGTTGTTGGCTGCGGCGGCGGTGGTAACAATGCCGTTAACAGGATGATAGCAGCCGGATTAAGAGGCGTGGATTTTATAGCGATTAATACTGATAAGCAGGCATTATTTTTATCAAAAGCCAATACAAAGATTCAGATAGGTGATAAGCTTACTAAGGGCCTTGGTGCTGGAGCAAATCCTGAAATAGGAGAAAAAGCAGCTAATGAGAGCAGAGATGAGATTGCTCAAGCCATAAAGGGTGCCGACATGGTTTTTGTTACTGCCGGTATGGGCGGTGGAACTGGGACTGGTGCAGCTCCTGTTGTAGCTCAGCTTGCAAGAGAAATGGGTATTCTTACTGTAGCAGTTGTTACAAAACCTTTTATGTTTGAAAGCAGAACCCGTATGCAGCACGCTGAAAGAGGTATAGAAAACCTTAAAAATTCAGTTGATTCTTTGGTAACAATTCCAAATGATAGGCTCCTACAAGTTGTTGAGAAGAGAACAACAATGGTAGAGGCTTTTAAAATGGCTGATGATGTATTACGGCAGGGTGTACAGGGTATTTCTGATTTGATTGCAGTTCCCGGATTGGTAAATCTTGACTTTGCCGATGTAAAAACAATAATGCTTAGTTCAGGTTTGGCTCACATGGGTGTTGGAAGAGCATCCGGTGAAAGCAGGGCAGAAGATGCAGCAAAACAAGCAATTCAAAGTCCTCTGCTTGAAACATCAATTGAGGGAGCAAGGAGAGTTCTTGTAAATATTACAGGAGGACCTGATTTGGGACTGTTTGAAGTAAATACTGCTGCCGAACTGGTTCAGAAATCTGCTGACCCCGAAGCAAATATAATTTTTGGAGCTGTTATTGATGACAATCTCAAGGATGAACTTATGATAACAGTTATTGCAACTGGTTTTGAAACTAGTCCTATACTAAAGAAGACTGAGAAGCCTGCTGAAAAGGCAGTTAAAAATCCAGTGCAAGCAAATGCTTCAACACCTGTTGAAGGAGGAAGTTATGGTTCGACTTCCCAAGAGAAAAATTCTTCTGGTTCAATGTCTCTTGATAATGAACTTGATATACCCACTTTTCTTAGAAGAAACAGATTTAAATAA
- the spoIIGA gene encoding sigma-E processing peptidase SpoIIGA has translation MEIYLDVLILENLVINYLILYVTAKFSKYRTSTLRLFSGAIIGALYVGIIIIEPDIKVFYTTLAKILLSFFIIAVTFSPRKIMTFIKTLVIFYISTFIFAGAALAFLFFNNQGGFVKNGIVYVFGQSKWSLMFFSLVTVGIIIKIFMEVIQSKFTRENLLIPVKIAFDNRKIGFPALVDTGNSLKDPLTNNPVMVVEFNALEELLPIEIKDIFKNSKEDDLSCVTTTISTSKWFSRFRLIPFSSLGKENGMLIGFKPDFIEIGEEEEKRDVKNVIVGIYNRSLSRNEKYKALLGPELVA, from the coding sequence GTGGAAATTTATTTGGATGTTCTTATACTTGAAAATTTAGTTATTAACTATCTTATACTATATGTTACTGCAAAGTTTTCCAAATACAGAACTAGTACTTTGCGATTATTCTCTGGAGCAATAATAGGCGCCTTATATGTTGGCATAATAATTATTGAACCAGATATAAAGGTATTCTATACAACATTGGCAAAGATACTTTTATCATTTTTTATAATTGCTGTAACCTTTTCTCCCAGAAAGATTATGACATTTATTAAAACACTGGTAATTTTTTACATATCAACTTTTATATTTGCCGGTGCGGCCCTTGCTTTCTTGTTTTTTAACAATCAGGGAGGTTTTGTGAAAAACGGTATTGTTTATGTATTTGGACAATCAAAATGGAGTTTGATGTTTTTTTCACTTGTTACGGTGGGTATAATCATAAAAATATTTATGGAAGTAATTCAAAGTAAATTTACCAGAGAAAATCTACTAATACCTGTTAAGATTGCCTTTGATAACAGAAAGATAGGGTTTCCAGCTTTGGTGGATACAGGCAACTCGTTAAAGGATCCATTAACAAATAATCCTGTAATGGTTGTGGAGTTTAATGCTCTTGAAGAACTACTGCCCATAGAGATAAAGGATATATTTAAAAATTCAAAAGAAGATGATTTAAGCTGTGTAACTACAACAATTTCAACTTCGAAATGGTTTTCAAGATTCAGATTGATACCCTTTAGCTCACTGGGAAAGGAAAATGGAATGCTTATAGGGTTTAAACCTGATTTTATTGAAATTGGTGAGGAAGAAGAAAAAAGGGATGTAAAAAATGTGATTGTAGGTATATACAACAGGTCCCTGTCAAGGAATGAAAAGTACAAGGCACT